The proteins below come from a single Chryseobacterium capnotolerans genomic window:
- a CDS encoding zinc metalloprotease, producing MGKVLADGTVEIPVVVNVLYSNATENVSAARITEQIDVLNADYGGTNTDVSKIPTEFQGVKAGDVKVRFKLVNTIRKSTTKSSWTKTDRDKNNMKLASKGGIDATNTANNFNIWVVGRMPDTRGDILGYSSWPEDAGTWKDGVVIAAPFFGKTGTSANFNLGRTATHEVGHYLGLRHIWGDTTCGDDLIADTPTQTTANTGNPTYPLYNTCYGVKRSVMFMNYMDYSDDKSLYMFSAGQKTKMQSVVSATGLRAGLRVN from the coding sequence ATGGGAAAAGTTCTTGCAGATGGAACGGTTGAAATCCCAGTAGTGGTAAATGTATTATACAGTAATGCAACAGAAAATGTTTCAGCTGCAAGGATCACAGAACAAATTGATGTATTGAATGCAGACTATGGGGGAACCAATACCGATGTTTCCAAGATACCTACAGAATTTCAAGGGGTAAAAGCTGGTGATGTAAAAGTAAGATTCAAATTGGTAAATACGATCAGAAAATCCACAACCAAATCATCATGGACCAAAACAGATAGAGATAAAAATAATATGAAACTTGCATCTAAAGGAGGAATTGACGCAACTAATACTGCGAATAATTTCAATATTTGGGTGGTAGGCAGAATGCCAGATACCAGAGGAGATATTCTTGGATATTCTTCCTGGCCTGAAGATGCAGGAACATGGAAAGATGGTGTAGTTATTGCCGCTCCGTTCTTTGGTAAAACAGGAACCTCTGCCAATTTCAATTTAGGAAGAACTGCCACTCATGAAGTAGGACACTATTTAGGCCTTAGACATATCTGGGGAGATACCACATGTGGTGATGACCTAATTGCAGACACTCCAACACAAACAACTGCTAATACTGGAAATCCAACTTATCCACTTTACAATACCTGCTATGGGGTTAAAAGATCTGTAATGTTTATGAATTATATGGATTACTCTGATGACAAATCATTATATATGTTTTCTGCCGGACAAAAAACAAAAATGCAATCTGTAGTTTCTGCTACCGGACTTAGAGCAGGATTAAGAGTTAACTAA
- the paaA gene encoding 1,2-phenylacetyl-CoA epoxidase subunit PaaA, translated as MDLEKFVQYVHEENKVEPKDVMPDDYRKLLVRQISQHAHSEIVGMLPEANWISRAPSLRRKMALLAKVQDEAGHGLYLYSATETLGDGSIRADRDATYDDMLEGKAKYSSIFNYPTLSWADIGAIGWLVDGAAIMNQVMLMGNSYGPYSRAMVKICKEESFHQRQGYEILMALCRGTKQQKEMAQASLNRFWWPALMMFGPNDDSSPNSKISMNYRVKRESNDSLRQRFIDVTVSQAEFLGLTIPDKDLKWNEERQHYDFGELPWGEFMEILKGNGPCNKKRIETKRKAQRENSWVKEAAIAFAEKQQKEVI; from the coding sequence ATGGACTTAGAAAAATTTGTTCAATACGTTCACGAAGAAAATAAAGTAGAACCAAAAGATGTAATGCCGGATGATTACAGAAAATTATTGGTTCGTCAGATTTCACAACACGCCCATTCTGAAATTGTAGGAATGCTGCCGGAAGCCAACTGGATTTCCAGAGCACCTTCATTGAGAAGAAAAATGGCGCTTCTGGCTAAGGTTCAGGATGAGGCAGGACATGGTTTATACCTTTATTCTGCAACAGAAACTTTAGGAGACGGAAGTATCAGAGCAGACAGAGATGCTACTTATGATGATATGCTGGAAGGAAAAGCAAAGTATTCAAGCATCTTTAATTATCCAACATTAAGCTGGGCTGATATAGGGGCTATCGGCTGGTTGGTTGATGGTGCAGCTATTATGAACCAGGTAATGCTGATGGGGAACTCTTACGGACCTTATTCAAGAGCGATGGTGAAAATCTGTAAAGAGGAGTCTTTCCACCAAAGACAAGGATATGAGATCCTAATGGCGCTTTGTCGCGGTACCAAACAGCAGAAAGAAATGGCTCAGGCTTCGTTAAACCGTTTCTGGTGGCCAGCCTTAATGATGTTCGGTCCAAATGATGACAGTTCACCAAACTCTAAGATCTCTATGAACTACAGAGTAAAAAGAGAAAGTAATGATAGTCTTCGTCAAAGATTTATTGATGTTACTGTTTCTCAGGCTGAATTCTTAGGATTAACCATTCCGGATAAAGACCTGAAGTGGAATGAGGAAAGACAGCATTACGATTTCGGAGAACTTCCTTGGGGTGAATTCATGGAAATTTTAAAAGGAAACGGTCCTTGCAATAAAAAGCGTATTGAGACTAAGAGAAAGGCTCAGAGAGAAAATTCATGGGTAAAAGAAGCAGCAATTGCTTTTGCAGAGAAACAACAAAAAGAAGTAATATAA
- a CDS encoding phenylacetate--CoA ligase family protein, translating to MDFSVEYLELGQLRQLQSDRLVNLMGYLNEKSEFYRRKFDELQISPQDIRTIADITKLPITYKQDLRDNYPFGLFTVPKNELQRIHCSSGTTGKPTVVGYTKEDVDLFSEVVARSLSAAGARPGMQLHNAYGYGIFTGGLGLHYGAEMLGMSVLPISGGMTARQVDLIVDFKPEVICCSPSYALTIADEFAKRGISADEISLKYAVLGSEPWTEIIRGHIEERLGVHATNIYGLSEIIGPGVSMEDFEEKGGSYIWEDHFYPEILDPITKEPVPFGEEGVLVITTLTKKAMPLLRYWTNDITSLYYDENAKRTMVKMKPIVGRADDMLIVRGVNVYPSQIEDAFSHVKGVVPNYYLTPIEKEHMCVALDIDIEIDDELVNAQKIEANTDDYFNFVGSFGKNIENEIKKRVGITTKVKVHAQDSLPKCEGGKINRILKK from the coding sequence ATGGATTTTTCAGTTGAATATCTGGAGCTGGGTCAGTTGAGACAGCTTCAATCCGATCGCTTAGTAAATCTCATGGGTTATCTGAACGAGAAGTCGGAATTTTATAGAAGAAAGTTTGATGAATTGCAGATATCTCCACAGGATATAAGGACCATTGCAGATATCACGAAACTTCCAATTACTTACAAACAGGACTTAAGAGACAACTATCCATTTGGTTTATTTACAGTTCCTAAAAATGAACTTCAGAGAATTCACTGTTCAAGTGGAACAACGGGTAAGCCAACAGTGGTGGGATATACCAAAGAAGATGTAGATCTTTTCAGTGAAGTGGTAGCAAGATCTTTAAGTGCAGCAGGAGCAAGACCAGGAATGCAGCTACATAATGCTTATGGTTATGGGATTTTTACAGGCGGGTTAGGACTTCACTATGGAGCAGAAATGTTGGGAATGAGTGTTCTTCCTATTTCGGGAGGAATGACAGCCAGACAGGTAGATCTTATTGTAGATTTTAAGCCGGAAGTAATCTGTTGTTCCCCATCTTATGCTTTAACCATTGCTGATGAATTTGCTAAAAGAGGAATTTCTGCGGATGAAATCAGTCTAAAGTACGCCGTATTAGGATCTGAGCCGTGGACAGAAATTATCAGAGGCCATATTGAAGAAAGATTAGGCGTTCATGCCACCAATATTTATGGTTTGAGCGAAATTATCGGTCCAGGAGTTTCTATGGAAGATTTTGAGGAAAAAGGAGGTTCTTACATTTGGGAAGACCATTTTTATCCTGAAATTTTAGATCCGATTACAAAAGAACCGGTTCCTTTCGGAGAAGAAGGTGTATTGGTGATTACCACGTTAACGAAAAAAGCAATGCCGCTTCTGCGTTACTGGACGAATGATATCACAAGTCTTTATTATGACGAAAATGCCAAAAGAACCATGGTAAAAATGAAACCCATTGTTGGAAGAGCAGATGATATGCTGATTGTAAGAGGGGTAAATGTGTATCCAAGTCAGATTGAAGATGCTTTTTCCCATGTAAAAGGAGTGGTTCCCAATTATTATTTAACTCCAATTGAGAAAGAACATATGTGTGTGGCTTTAGATATTGATATTGAAATTGATGATGAACTGGTCAATGCACAAAAAATAGAAGCAAATACCGATGATTATTTTAATTTTGTTGGAAGCTTCGGAAAAAATATTGAAAACGAAATCAAAAAGAGAGTAGGCATCACTACAAAAGTGAAAGTTCATGCTCAGGACAGTTTGCCGAAGTGCGAAGGTGGAAAAATTAATAGAATACTTAAAAAATAA
- a CDS encoding zinc metalloprotease, with protein sequence MKKLFLGALILSFMSACNNDSMTNQNESSMNSEASPTASTATQRKCPSEEIREAMLLKNPALKQKIADIEFGTEKFAENIKFGKVLADGTVEIPVVFNVIYSTSAQNVSDARIAEQIAVLNADYGATNSDITKIPSAFQPSAAGDVKIRFKLVATNRKQNSKTGWRSDLEQMKKASTGGIDATDVNKNLNIWVVNSILDENNQPGTLGYAYYPEHAGQWYDGLVIGYQYIGKTGASAPFNLGRTVTHEVGHYLNLPHLWGSSDAGCQTDYSNDTPTSPGPNYGNPTYPLNRVCGGVSRSQMFMNYMDYVDDKSMYMFSANQKTRMQAVVSASGPRAGLR encoded by the coding sequence ATGAAAAAACTCTTTTTGGGAGCTCTAATTCTGAGCTTTATGTCTGCTTGTAATAATGACAGCATGACCAATCAAAATGAATCTTCAATGAATTCAGAAGCTTCCCCTACTGCTTCCACGGCAACCCAGAGAAAATGCCCGTCTGAAGAAATAAGAGAAGCAATGCTTCTGAAAAACCCTGCACTCAAACAAAAAATAGCCGATATTGAATTCGGTACTGAAAAATTTGCAGAAAATATTAAGTTTGGAAAGGTACTTGCAGATGGAACCGTTGAAATCCCAGTTGTTTTTAACGTGATCTATAGTACTTCCGCCCAGAATGTTTCTGATGCAAGAATCGCTGAACAAATTGCTGTTTTGAACGCAGATTATGGTGCTACCAACTCTGACATCACCAAGATTCCTTCCGCATTTCAGCCTTCAGCAGCAGGTGATGTAAAAATTCGTTTCAAATTAGTGGCTACTAACCGTAAACAGAATTCAAAAACAGGCTGGAGATCTGACCTTGAGCAAATGAAGAAAGCAAGCACAGGTGGAATTGATGCCACTGATGTAAATAAAAATTTGAATATATGGGTTGTTAATTCAATTCTAGACGAAAATAATCAGCCTGGAACTTTAGGCTATGCTTATTACCCGGAACATGCAGGACAATGGTACGATGGTCTTGTAATAGGTTATCAGTATATTGGAAAAACAGGCGCTTCGGCTCCGTTCAACCTGGGAAGAACAGTAACACATGAAGTAGGTCACTACCTAAACCTTCCACACCTTTGGGGATCATCTGATGCAGGCTGCCAAACAGATTATTCTAATGATACGCCAACTTCTCCAGGTCCTAATTACGGAAATCCAACATATCCTTTGAACAGAGTTTGTGGCGGGGTAAGCCGTTCTCAGATGTTTATGAATTATATGGATTATGTAGATGATAAGTCTATGTACATGTTCTCTGCTAATCAAAAAACAAGAATGCAGGCTGTAGTATCCGCTTCCGGACCAAGAGCTGGATTAAGATAA
- a CDS encoding response regulator transcription factor, with product MKKTIVIVDDHILIAKALEGIIGNFSEFEVIYVCESGKDLIQKFEEGNTIPDIILMDVSMPIMDGFETAAWVTKNHPDIKVMALSMQGDDNSVIKMIKNGAKGYLLKNTHPKDLETALIRLNSDGFFYPEWASKIIFSNLNKGNDIENAIKISEREKEFLKYTVTELSYKEIADRMCCSPRTVESYRDQLCEKLDLKTRVGLAVFAIKNGFAN from the coding sequence ATGAAAAAAACAATTGTAATTGTTGACGATCATATACTTATTGCTAAAGCCCTTGAAGGAATTATTGGCAACTTCAGTGAATTTGAAGTGATCTATGTTTGTGAAAGCGGAAAAGATCTGATCCAAAAATTCGAAGAAGGAAATACAATTCCGGATATTATTCTTATGGATGTCAGCATGCCGATTATGGACGGCTTTGAAACCGCAGCCTGGGTGACCAAAAATCATCCCGACATCAAAGTGATGGCACTCAGCATGCAGGGTGACGACAATAGCGTCATTAAAATGATTAAAAACGGAGCAAAAGGTTATCTTTTAAAAAATACCCATCCAAAAGATCTGGAAACCGCATTGATAAGATTAAACTCTGATGGCTTCTTTTACCCTGAATGGGCCTCAAAGATTATATTCTCTAATCTCAATAAAGGGAATGACATTGAAAATGCTATAAAAATATCTGAACGCGAAAAAGAATTTCTAAAATATACGGTTACGGAACTTAGTTATAAAGAAATTGCAGACAGAATGTGTTGCAGCCCCAGAACAGTAGAAAGTTATCGTGACCAGTTATGTGAAAAGCTAGATTTGAAGACCCGTGTAGGCCTGGCTGTTTTTGCTATTAAAAATGGTTTTGCGAATTAA
- a CDS encoding sensor histidine kinase, with protein MGKAELIITIILFNTFFVMFAVAVAIYIRNYRQRKREYLNEIEMKNEIHQRELLSTQLEIQQATMQQIGRELHDNIGQKLTLVSLYVQQMLYENKVPEANERIDQVSQIINQSLQDLRSLSKTLTDDNISQKEIVTLIQEEVDNTNSLKKCLISFEHNFDYLDLGFVHKNLLLRITQEFIQNSIKHSHCKNIFISLNTSENILWELTIRDDGVGFDTTRTQSNGIGLTNMKNRAEIIGADFRLESEKNAGTQLNIILKKQP; from the coding sequence ATGGGGAAAGCAGAATTAATAATCACGATCATCCTTTTCAATACATTCTTTGTAATGTTTGCCGTTGCTGTGGCTATCTATATCAGGAATTACAGACAGCGCAAAAGAGAATATCTTAATGAAATAGAGATGAAAAATGAAATTCATCAAAGAGAACTTCTCTCTACTCAGCTCGAGATCCAGCAGGCTACCATGCAGCAGATTGGAAGAGAGCTCCATGACAATATCGGGCAAAAGCTGACATTGGTGAGTCTATATGTTCAGCAAATGCTTTACGAGAACAAAGTTCCTGAAGCCAATGAGAGAATTGACCAGGTTTCACAAATCATCAATCAGTCATTACAGGATCTGCGCAGTCTCTCAAAAACATTGACTGATGATAATATCAGTCAAAAAGAAATCGTAACTTTAATTCAGGAAGAAGTTGACAATACCAATTCTCTGAAGAAATGCCTGATCAGTTTTGAACATAATTTTGACTACCTGGATCTTGGTTTTGTTCATAAAAATCTATTGCTAAGAATCACTCAGGAATTTATCCAGAACAGCATAAAACACTCTCACTGCAAAAATATTTTCATCAGCTTAAATACTTCTGAAAACATACTTTGGGAACTTACCATTCGTGATGATGGAGTCGGATTTGATACAACCCGGACTCAATCTAATGGAATTGGTCTCACTAATATGAAAAACAGAGCTGAAATCATTGGTGCAGACTTCCGTCTGGAGAGTGAAAAGAATGCAGGAACCCAACTTAATATTATCTTAAAGAAACAGCCATGA
- the paaB gene encoding 1,2-phenylacetyl-CoA epoxidase subunit PaaB: MANLDMWEVFIQTKPGLSHKHVGIVQAPTAEMALQNARDVYTRRKEGTSVWVVPSKYIVTSEGVDKEAFFDPADDKLYRHPTFYEIPNDVKNM, from the coding sequence ATGGCAAATTTAGATATGTGGGAAGTGTTTATTCAGACTAAACCGGGATTATCTCACAAACACGTTGGAATAGTACAGGCGCCAACTGCAGAAATGGCTTTACAGAACGCAAGAGACGTTTATACAAGAAGAAAAGAGGGAACTTCTGTTTGGGTAGTTCCAAGTAAATATATTGTGACTTCGGAAGGAGTGGATAAAGAAGCATTCTTTGATCCGGCAGATGATAAACTATACCGTCACCCAACGTTCTACGAAATTCCAAACGACGTAAAAAATATGTAA
- a CDS encoding TetR/AcrR family transcriptional regulator: MELKEKQRKILDVAVELFKEKGYMGSSVRDLATKLNIKAASLYAHIRSKEEILEWVCFGIAQEFFDELQEVKNTDIAPREKLNLFLDKHLSVVLKNRDVTHIYSIEWRHLEERLPEFIELRKNYQQEVEQLISEIYQAENWELKSPSFTTRFILHTLNNSYFWFKRSSDSTDEITEEIRDKILYGLLGNQSN; this comes from the coding sequence ATGGAACTTAAAGAAAAACAAAGGAAAATATTAGACGTAGCTGTAGAGCTTTTCAAGGAGAAGGGCTATATGGGAAGCTCAGTAAGAGACCTCGCTACGAAGCTTAATATCAAGGCTGCATCATTATATGCCCATATCCGTTCGAAAGAAGAAATTCTGGAGTGGGTTTGTTTTGGCATTGCCCAGGAGTTTTTCGATGAGCTTCAGGAAGTAAAAAACACAGATATTGCTCCAAGGGAAAAACTGAATCTGTTTTTGGATAAACATTTGTCGGTGGTTCTTAAAAATCGAGATGTAACTCATATTTATTCTATTGAATGGAGACATCTGGAAGAAAGGCTTCCTGAATTCATAGAGCTAAGGAAAAATTATCAGCAAGAAGTGGAACAGCTGATTTCTGAAATCTATCAAGCGGAAAACTGGGAATTGAAATCCCCATCATTTACTACAAGATTCATTCTGCATACTTTAAATAATTCCTATTTCTGGTTTAAAAGAAGTAGTGATTCAACTGATGAGATCACTGAGGAAATAAGGGACAAGATTCTTTATGGTCTGCTCGGAAACCAAAGCAATTAA
- a CDS encoding 2Fe-2S iron-sulfur cluster-binding protein, producing the protein MNSFYKLKTVRVQKDTSDAVNVAVEIPEELKDKFRFKQGQYLNFRMMINGNEERRSYSICNAPSEKSNTLEVLVKLLEGGKVSGYFNEHLHMDEMLEVMPPMGGFNTSYHPTNVKTYVGLAAGSGITPVLSNIKESLYQEPNSNAYLFYSNRSMNHVLRKAEIDKLVEQFNGRFKVIYLVSREKHEDPVFEGRISAEKLDQLFERYTEIDVKEATYFICGPSEMIKGIADYLKKDKKVPAIQVLFEYFTAPDEENTEEMSDEFKAIANIESMVTVIIDDDEYSFHLNSKKESILDKALKDNLPVPFACKGGVCCTCKAEVLEGEVFMEKNYALTEDEVARGYVLTCQCHPTTNVVMLNYDV; encoded by the coding sequence ATGAATTCATTTTATAAACTTAAAACTGTAAGGGTTCAGAAGGATACTTCAGACGCGGTAAATGTTGCCGTGGAGATTCCGGAAGAGCTGAAAGACAAGTTCAGGTTCAAACAAGGACAATACCTTAATTTCCGAATGATGATCAACGGAAATGAGGAGAGACGTTCTTACTCTATCTGCAATGCTCCAAGCGAAAAAAGCAATACACTGGAAGTTTTGGTGAAATTGCTGGAAGGCGGAAAGGTATCCGGATATTTCAATGAGCATCTTCATATGGATGAAATGCTGGAAGTAATGCCCCCAATGGGTGGCTTCAATACTTCTTACCACCCAACTAACGTGAAAACATATGTTGGTTTGGCTGCAGGAAGTGGAATTACCCCGGTTTTATCCAATATTAAAGAAAGCCTTTATCAGGAACCTAACAGTAATGCTTATTTATTCTACAGCAACAGAAGCATGAATCATGTTCTGAGAAAAGCTGAAATCGATAAGTTGGTAGAACAGTTTAACGGAAGGTTTAAAGTGATTTATCTGGTAAGCCGTGAAAAGCATGAAGATCCTGTTTTTGAAGGAAGAATTTCAGCAGAAAAATTAGATCAGCTGTTTGAAAGATATACTGAAATTGATGTAAAAGAAGCCACTTATTTTATTTGTGGTCCTTCAGAAATGATTAAAGGGATTGCAGATTATTTAAAGAAAGATAAAAAAGTACCGGCTATTCAGGTTTTATTTGAATACTTCACTGCTCCTGACGAAGAAAATACGGAGGAGATGAGTGATGAATTCAAAGCGATTGCCAATATTGAAAGTATGGTAACGGTAATTATTGATGATGATGAATATTCATTTCACCTTAATTCCAAAAAAGAGAGTATCTTAGATAAAGCATTAAAAGACAATCTTCCTGTGCCGTTTGCATGTAAAGGGGGAGTGTGTTGTACGTGTAAAGCGGAAGTTTTAGAAGGAGAGGTTTTCATGGAGAAAAACTATGCGCTTACCGAAGACGAAGTAGCCAGAGGTTACGTTCTTACCTGTCAATGTCACCCGACAACGAATGTGGTGATGCTTAATTATGATGTTTAA
- a CDS encoding phosphatase PAP2 family protein translates to MYGLKLGGVKGRNNIGRATLSYGASLAIMAILVNSIKYTAKVERPDGSKNNSFPSGHAAMAFTNASFLHKEYGMVNPAYSIAGYGSATITGLGRNLNNRHWVPDILAGAGIGIISTELGYFFIDKIYKNKGDNLSLLSRIQGNDYPSFLSLKMGTALGTTNFLKESELDDKKQTGFEGGLEGAYFFSKKWGVGADITFSSFPIKSQRITFDDGQDFGDHEIKTQSMGFLAAGIGPYFSHEFSDKWQLMLKLTGGYSATASGKVFVKGNEIDAPNHELQIARYKPKPAFRWNTGASITYKFNPGLGLTFYTDYNQINSTIRYHFSDEIKESAELDQELNNLIAKEKINYVTLGLRLTAYF, encoded by the coding sequence GTGTATGGTTTGAAGCTAGGCGGTGTAAAAGGAAGAAACAATATTGGAAGAGCTACTCTGTCTTATGGAGCCAGTTTAGCCATAATGGCTATTTTAGTCAACTCCATTAAATACACTGCAAAAGTTGAACGCCCAGATGGATCTAAAAATAATTCTTTTCCATCAGGACATGCTGCCATGGCTTTCACCAACGCAAGCTTTCTCCATAAGGAATATGGAATGGTAAACCCAGCCTACAGTATTGCAGGATATGGCTCTGCCACCATTACAGGCCTTGGGCGAAATTTAAATAACAGACACTGGGTTCCGGATATCCTTGCCGGTGCCGGCATTGGAATTATATCTACAGAACTCGGCTATTTCTTTATTGATAAAATATATAAGAACAAAGGAGATAATTTAAGCCTTTTATCCAGAATACAAGGGAATGATTATCCTTCTTTCCTTTCCTTAAAAATGGGTACCGCTTTAGGGACTACCAACTTCCTGAAAGAATCGGAATTGGATGACAAAAAGCAAACCGGTTTTGAAGGCGGACTGGAAGGCGCTTACTTCTTTTCAAAAAAATGGGGTGTGGGAGCAGATATTACTTTCAGCAGCTTCCCAATTAAATCTCAAAGAATAACCTTTGATGATGGCCAGGATTTTGGAGATCATGAAATTAAAACACAATCGATGGGCTTTCTGGCCGCAGGGATTGGCCCCTATTTTTCTCATGAATTCTCAGACAAATGGCAGCTTATGCTAAAACTAACCGGAGGATATTCTGCTACAGCCAGTGGAAAAGTATTTGTAAAAGGAAACGAAATAGATGCTCCCAACCATGAACTTCAGATAGCCCGATACAAACCTAAACCAGCTTTCCGCTGGAACACAGGCGCTTCTATAACCTATAAATTCAACCCTGGATTAGGTCTTACTTTCTATACGGATTATAACCAGATCAACTCTACAATCCGTTATCATTTCAGTGATGAGATCAAGGAAAGTGCTGAACTGGATCAGGAACTGAATAATCTGATTGCGAAAGAAAAAATAAATTATGTTACCCTAGGTCTAAGATTAACTGCCTATTTTTAA